The following proteins are co-located in the Apis mellifera strain DH4 linkage group LG11, Amel_HAv3.1, whole genome shotgun sequence genome:
- the LOC726301 gene encoding actin-related protein 2/3 complex subunit 4 encodes MSGTLKPYLAAVRRTLTAAMCLENFSSQIVEKHNKPEVEVRASKELLLTPILISRNDKEKVLIESSINSMRISIAVKQADDLEKLLCHNFTRFMTMRAEHFIILRRKPIEGYDISFLITNIHVEQMYKHKIVDFVIYFMEEIDREISEMKLSMNARARICAEEFLKRF; translated from the exons ATG TCGGGAACGCTGAAACCTTATCTAGCAGCAGTGAGAAGAACACTTACTGCTGCTATGTGTTTGGAGAATTTCTCCTCTCAAATAGTTGAAAAACACAATAAACCAGAAGTTGAAGTACGAGCTAGTAAGGAACTTCTTTTGACACCAATATTAATAAGCagaaatgataaagaaaaagtattgatCGAATCCAGTATAAATAGTATGAGAATAAGCATTGCTGTGAAGCAGGCTGATGACCTAGAAAAGCTTCTATGTCATAATTTCACAAGATTCATGACGATGAGAGCAGAACACTTCATTATTCTCAGGAGAAAGCCAATAgag GGTTATgatattagttttttaattacaaacatCCACGTAGAACAAATGTACAAACACAAGATTGTAGATTTTGTGATTTATTTCATGGAAGAAATTGACAGAGAGATCAGCGAGATGAAATTATCCATGAATGCAAGAGCTCGCATTTGtgcagaagaatttttaaaaagg TTTTAA